The window GGTCATATATGAAAACTCTCCCCATTAAGAATAGACTTCATTAGAAGATAGAGGCCACCAAgtagaattaattaattactacAGAAAAAATAACATTGACAGATCCCTTTCAGGGTATTATTGATAATGAAAATGACAAGGACAAAATTGCTTTTTTTGAAAGTTCAGTTCTTCATTtacctcctttctttcctccttaaagcaaaacatgaaaaaaaatatatatattttgtttctttttccatttgttTCTCTGCAAGTTAGGTGGCTTATCTCACTGATCTGGGCAATCATGAACCTTTTGTTTTAGATTATTTCATTATCAACTTTTGGAAGCTTTAAAACAAAGAAGGTGGTccctcattttgttttttttttttttgataggtagggtggggatgtaggatgtgaaccaggagacttgaactcaagacctcctggtagcaatgggcctttacaCACCACCAgctaccaagtgcactaggcGACCTGCCACAGGTGGTCCCTAATTGATGTTCAGGTCACCTAAATTGAACCATCATggctaggggggggggggggtgaagaaaatgaaaacaaatcAATACTAAAGTGGAAGATTTTTGTTACTATTACCTAATATGATGGTGTAATTAACTCTAAAGCATAAAAAAATTGAGTGttaaatttcactttaattTGCAATTAAAGtcttttgatttgaaaaataaaataaaatttactttGAAAAGTATATTTACCAAAGGAAAAAGTTTTTCATAATCTCTTCATCCACTGTAATGTGGCCTCATGATTGAACTCCTGGAAAGTGATTTCCACCATTAAACTCCTGCCCTCTATTGTATATGGTTGAATGGTATGTGTCTAATGGGGtccactatagtgtatgggcactagattgggccagcctagtatgggataggttaaagggcttgatttaacgcgttccatcaacttcggagcttttggtgtattggtcaagtacctaacatttggtatcagagctgggcaCCAGGTCAAGGGTTTGAGTCACGAAAATGGCAACCTAGGAGAagggctacctggagtagagtgaaagccgtcaagaaagggctacctgccgcCAGGCAAAAACCTTGGAGCAGAGTAAAGCCGCTTGGAGAGGACTACCTGTCGTCAGAGTGAAAgctacctagagtgagagccgccgAGGATGACTACTGCAGAAacgtggtggtctgttatgtgcctaatggggtccattatagtgtatgggcactagattgggccagcctagtatgggataggttaaagggcttgatttaacgcgttccatcaacttcggagcttttggtgtattggtcaagtacctaacattgaACCTCCTCTTCTCCACTCCACTCCAAGGGTCAGGTGTGGTGGCTTAAGAGATTATCTcctcaccatgggtgaagggaaactcagtCCTTTTACCACATATGGAATGAGTTTTTCTGTAAGTTACACTGATCATGAATACAAAACTTTCTTTTTTCGCTTTCAAAAGTGATTTTACTTCCCTTCACTTACCTTTACTTGAAACTAAATGAAGGCTGTGTTAGGCTACTACATGGAGTGAAAGCATTTGCATCAGTAGAATTCTAATTCTCATAAACAGAAATAAGTTCAGTTCACATCCTGAGTCAATAGAAAACTCAATCCCAGTACATTACATTGCAGATAAGGAGATGCGGGGAAAGGTTGGAGCACCAGCATTCTTAGAGCAATGGATCACAAAAATTACCCCATTAACTGCTAGAGTATCTACTTACAAGGTCACATTCCACTGGGATATTGAAACCATGGGAATACCTGGAGCTTTCATCATCAAGAACATGCACCACAGTGAGTTCTACCTCAAGACTGTCACACTTGAAGACGTTCCGGGGAAGGGTCGTGTCCACTTTGTCTGCAATTCTTGGGTTTACCCAACTAAGCGTTACAAATATGATCGTGTTTTCTTCGCTAACCAGGTAATTATTGTATTGAATTATTGGATTAGAATGTCCTTTGATGACTTGCAGTTGATAGTTAGGGGGGACATATTTTGATGCCAACTTGTTGAAGACCAAGAGTAGACATGGAATCAAAACATCTAATTTTGGTATTCCACAGCATTTGAAGGCAGATGGACTCATCATGTCTTGAGCCATGACTCATGACTGGTTTTTATATAAAGATTAGAAATGAAATCAAGTTTTCAACTACAGTTGGCCCTCTTATAATCAATATTTCATTTAACAAATGATTTCTTATAGTAAATGATGTTTTGAGTAACCCAATTGGTTTTTAAATTCATAACAGTAAAATGTTGTCTAAAAAGTTATTCCACTTGGAACTGAAATTTGGCATTTGAGCTACCTTTTCAGAAGATTTCAGCCTCCTTTTACCTGCCATGAAGCAGGTAAGGAGAATCATTCCTTAACATCCATGTAGGAAAACCAGGTCCCTAAGTTATAACCCAATGATCTGttccaataaataaaaatgtcTTCACCTCTTCTATAAATGATAAAGTGGTCTCATTTAAGTTGGAACCAAACACATTATTAGTAATTCCCAGAACTACTAGTGCTATTAGCGAAAGTTGCAGTAGTAGGTGTTGAAGAGTAATGTTCTTCCCCTTCTCCCCCCCATCAGTCTCTTTCCTTTAAATCTCAACAATTTGCACATTTAAAATGCCTCTTCATTTATTTTCTAGTGACAGGAAATTGTATACAGCAAGTATCAGCTATTTTGCAAACAGTCCTTTGCTTGAATGAATTTATAACCAAGAAAAGAATTTCACCCAATATTGTAACTTCCAATCTTTTAGTCTCATAGCCTAAATCTGCATTAGCTTACAGAATGAATGAAAGGAGAGAAGCTTCATAATATTAGCTCATTACACAGAACCTCAACAgttattcaaaattttatttcatgggCTTAGGTGTTAAGAAACATGAgacagcttttttttttttaaaaaatttaacaaCTTAAGTTAGCTTGAGGGGATTAATGTGTATGATTTTTGTTACAGACCTTCCTACCAAGAGATACACCAGAGCCTCTATGTAAGTACAGGGAAGACGAGCTTGTGAATCTAAGAGGAGATGGGACAGAAGAGCTCAAGGAATGGGATCGAGTCTATGACTATGCTTTCTATAACGATCTGGGGGATCCTGACAAGGGACACAAATATGCACGCCCTATTCTTGGAGGTTCAACTGAATACCCTTACCCACGCAGGGGAAGAACAGGTCGAAAACCTACAAAGACAGGTTCATGATCCGCTAATTATCCTTTTGTCATCATTCTGTACCAAGTCTGGATTAATCAGAAACATGTTCAAATACCTTCATAAGCCTTTGTTTGATAGGAAACTTGAgatttctttttcctatatttCCTGGCCATTTCAGCTTGTATCTCACTAACATAATGTTATATTTGAACAGATCCTAACTCTGAGACCAGAATACCACTGTTACTGAGTCTGAACATTTACATTCCAAGAGATGAACGGTTTGGTCACTTGAAGTTGTCAGATTTCCTTGCATATGCTTTGAAAGCCTTAGTTCAGTTTCTCCTCCCAGAGCTAAAAGCTTTCTGTGATAGCACTCCTAATGAGTTTGACACCTTTCAAGATGTATTAGACCTCTATGAGGGAGGGATCCAACTCCCTAATGGCCCAACACTAGACAAAGTTAAGGACGCAATCCCCTTGGAGCTTCTAAAGGAACTCTTTCGCTCAGATGGTGAAAgactcctcaaattccctactCCGCAAGTGATCAAAGGTATGCATTATCATGCACAATCTGTTCACACCATTCATATCTAGTAGAATTTGAGCATTCTATGTGCAACACTGCATGATAATTCACAACGGCAAGTATCAATGTGCTGCTATATATACTGCTTGTGATTTTGAAATCTCTGTTTCAGATTTAATAGCTCTTTAAAAAAGTAGATAAAAATGGTGAGCAAAAAAGGATTAAAAAAGGCAAATCCTTGACCAAAAATTTGTGATAATAATGCAGAGGATAAGTTTGCTTGGAGAACAGATGAAGAGTTCGCACGAGAAATGCTTGCTGGAGTGAACCCTGTTTGCATATGCCGTCTTGAAGTAAACTCATTGCTTCTACTAATTTTAACAAATTATCTTCTATTTCTGTTCAGTTCTCTTCAAGATTGATGTCTTGTTAATATGCAGGAGTTTCCCCCTACCAGCAAACTGGATCCCAATGTATATGGCAACCAGAATAGTTCAATAACTAAAGATCATATTGAGGAGAAGTTAAATGGTCTAACAATAGACGAGGTCAATCCATGTTTCACTCTTACAATTTTCTAGCCAAGAAGCTTTTAACAAAAGAATATCTAATACAATGGTTTTTGTGTAGGCCATTAAGAAGAACAAGCTCTTCATACTGAACCATCATGATACATTGATGCCATACCTGAGACGTATAAACACCACTTCCACGAAGACTTATGCAACCAGAACACTCCTATTCTTGAAAGACGATGGAACATTGAAGCCACTGGCAATTGAGCTGAGTCTACCACATCCAGATGGTGACCAACATGGTGTAATTAGTGAGGTCTTCACTCCTGCTGAACAAGGTGTTGAAGCCTCAGTATGGCAGCTAGCTAAAGCTTATGCAGCGGTGAATGACTCCGGTGTTCACCAGCTCATCAGTCACTGGTATGCCTATGTGATAGAATGCTTAGAATGCTTTATACTAGGGAAATTGGTGGTAAGACTCTGACTCAACTGTTTTAAGGtatgattttgttatttggatTCCAGGTTACATACCCATGCAGTGATGGAGCCATTTGTCATTGCGATAAATAGACAATTGAGTGTGCTTCATCCGATCCATAAGCTTTTGCAGCCTCACTTTCGGGATACCATGAACATAAATGCCTTGGCTCGGCAAATCCTCATCAATGCTGGTGGAGTGGTGGAGCATACAGTTTTCCCAGCAAAATTTGCAATGGAAATGTCTGCTGTGGTTTACAAGAGCTGGGTTCTCACCGAGCAGGCACTGCCTGCAGATCTCATGAAAAGGTAAAGTTCATAGACATTAAAACATGAAATCCTAAAAGTTCTGCACCATACTGAAAATAGAGATTATCATTTGCCTCGTATAGGGGGATGGCAGTTCCAGACTCAAACAGTCCTCATGGCCTCCGCCTGTTGATCAAGGACTACCCTTATGCTGTTGATGGCCTTGAAATCTGGTCAGCCATTGAAGCGTGGGTCCATGAATACTGCTCTTTCTACTACCCCAAGGATGAGATGATCCGAAGCGACTTTGAACTCCAATCCTGGTGGGCCGAGCTCCGTGATGTAGGCCATGGTGACAAAAAGGATGAGCCGTGGTGGCCCAAGATGCAGACGGTTGCTGAGCTAACGCAGACATGCACCATCATCATATGGATAGCTTCAGCTCTCCATGCAGCTGTTAATTTTGGCCAATACCCATATGCAGGTTACCTCCCGAACCGCCCAACCATAAGCCGTCGCTTCATGCCTGAACCAGGTTCTCCAGAGTATGCTGAGCTTGAACAGAACCCTGACACAGTATTCTTGAAAACAATTACAAGCCAGCTCCAAACCCTCCTAGGTATATCCCTTATTGAGATTTTGTCCAGGCATTCTTCTGATGAGGTCTATCTTGGGCAGAGAGACACTCCTGAGTGGACATCAGATGCAGCACCACTGCAAGCTTTTGAGAGATTTGGGAAGAAGCTTGTACAGATTGAAAATAGGATCATAGAGATGAATAATGACATAAAGTGGAGCAATAGAGTAGGGCCTGTCAAGATGCCATATACCTTGCTCTATCCAGACACTTCCAATTATACTAGTATTGGCGGGCTAACTGGGAGAGGAATACCCAATAGTGTTTCAATCTAAAGCTGTATGAGGTGTTATAGTTCCAAAGTAGTTGGTCTTTCAGCAACTAGGATTTCTTAGTTGAGTGGTAGAGTGGATCTGTGTATGTCACATGGTAAAAAGTATTACAGGTATATATTTTATACACAAGCTGTAAATCTATGTGAGTCTTCTAAATTCTGATCCCATATAGTTTTCATATCACCAAACAAATATTCATGGTGTCATCATTGACATGCAGGTCATGACAACAATCTAGAAAACCAACTAAAGTGACCTCCAGCCCATTTTGCATCCTACATGGTAGGAATATTGTCCTGTAAGAAAATCATTATCACTCCCATATAACTTGATATTATTGTTCAGAATTCCCTTTCCAGCCAAACTTTCTGCAGTTCCATATCTCTGACTAGATGCAGAATCATATATTTTCCCAAGAAACAGGCGTATCATGAAGCCAAGTATTATCAACTTAATGTTTAATCCCAAActgatgaatttttatttttatagacgAACTGATGACATATGCACCCCATCAAAATTTCCTGAATTAGACAAATGATGGAGGACCAAGTGGTGAGTACAGCTGCCATCCAAAGAATATctcaaaactgaaacaaacaAATTCTCCATCTATTCTCACTATTAACCCACCAATATCACTAGAAAAAGGAAGCGGATTGGCATTACCCATCAAGATCACAGAGGCAGGCTCCTTCTACAGTACATATTTATGAAACTTTAACTAATCAATCGTCCATAACAAAAGCAAGAACATAATAGGCATAATGTCGCTCTCTTTTTTgcttattttttattctcaaaTGTTCCCAGCTTGGCAAGTGATTCTTAAAGAAAGAAGTTCTTCCCTCAACTCATTCATATCTTACTCCAGTTAGGGATTCTCAGTCTCTCTTATGCTTGGGTGTTCGAAGTCGGAGGGAGAGTGAGGCAGGGGaaggaaaaactgaaaaaacctTTTGAGTTAAACTGCTGAAATTTCATAAATCCAATATTTATTTCAGGATTTCAAGTTTACAATACCATATGCAGAAAAATAATGCAAGCATCCTTCCCAATTATTCAGTAGTAGCACTAATTACCTATTGAATTACAAGGGctgaaatttcataaatctgATATCTATTTGAAGGTTTCAAGTTTACATTACCATATGCAGAAAAATAATGCAACCATCCTTCCCAGTTGTTTCAGCACTAATTAATTACCTATTGAATTACAAGGGAAGCCAACTTCTGTTCAATATTCTCTTTGGCTTGTCTATCAAATGGGTCTTCACCAACATACAGATCTAAAAGTGACCGACACAAGAGCTTGCTCTGGATGCTTCCAACTTCTTTTCCATCAACtgtagaaggaaagaaaaaaaaaatgtccaaGTTTCAGATTGCTAAAATATAATAGATATGAAAGATCATGTAGACACTAAAAAATGATACTGATGATTTAACCCAGGCAAAACCATGAACTGTGAAAACAGACcatctgtatttttttgtcaAGGCCTAAGCgatccaaggcgttggagggccACCTAAGCACTTAGGTGAGAAGGCGTCCACCTACGAACCCTAGCaccctaatatatatatatattttattatgtATCCATTATATCTAGGATAACaataatataattatgcttatagcATTATAGCAACAACAATAAAGATTGAATTTATGCATTAATTTGCCATTATACCTAGCAACATCATTACAGCATTACAACTAGTCAACAACAACATTATGCTAGAAGCAACattatttaaagagaaaaaatataagtacacaagagaaggagaacaagagaagagaaCTGGTGAAGTTCgatttctttcttaatttatttatttgtttttggataCTAAATGATCCCATGCTTCTCACCTATACATAAACTTGTACAAGCCAATAAATTCAGAAGCAACAttatttagaagaaaaaaaaagtaagtaaAAAATAATTGACAGCTCAAGGACCTAGGCATCCCAAGGTGACGCCCAGAGTCCCAAGGCATCTACCTTTTTAAGTTAGAATAAGGCGGGCGACCGCTCTACCCTTGGAAACCTGCCCGGATGCCTTGGCAacgtcttgacaactatgcaaatGAATAgccaattttattttctatcatATGACATGAAACTACAGAAGTGTTGCTGGGACACTAGGAAAGAAAGGATTATCTAAACCATGTTTTGTCATTTTTTgagaacatttaaatgtgtcaATTAAAGCACTTCCAGTGTTAGCATAAAACCCAACCAAACCTAATTCAACCACTTGGGTCAGCTATTACATCAACCACTCTATCTATGCATGTATAGTGTTGGGATAATCAATATCATCCTAGTTCATTTGATTGAATACTTTGTCAATGAAAGTgggaagcatagttgtcaaggcagtgGAGGgatgcctaagcgcttagatgacaaggcgcccaagtgttattttttttatttcccctcttttctaacattatttagttaATGCAGCTCTAGATAGAAGAaggatcctactagaggccaagcaacaagATCTAaaagggggctgctggttcgaatgggcagaattagggttttaggtcaatttctagggtGGTTGTGACTGAATTATGAAtgagttttgatggttggttGAGGCTGTAattgaactagggtttagggaattcaaataaaaataaaaggggggcTGTTGggtaggctgtagaggattaggagaagaagggaattgcagaaaattaaaatactcACTGGATTGAGCAAtagagaaggatagaaccaccttcaatggagatcctcccagccgtcatggcataaggagtcgtaggagatccacctaccctttccaccttgacagaaccacaaggatatacactctcaaagagcagcaacaacaacaaagcaACAATACGATTTTTGTAAACTCATACACtcgtgggggagcctcccatgatttaacttttataataaaaggtcataggccaaatcctaatacaatttaAACTCTTCCCTCACTTAATTCATGGAGGGGGGGAcctaattaaaacaacttaaaattttaaaaggttaaaagacctatttacccctaataacttaaaacaaaagacacttaattaaattacttaaattgaaccaattttatacaaccaatttgaaccggtttaaataaaaaaacataaaaataaactaagtattgggctaatcccgtatgcaatctatgtacccctagtttaggcccattaaagtggcctattacataaaaaacccttgggatcaaaggcccaacatttatatatagatatatatcccaacccgagacttatttctaaagaaataagtccattttgatgatgaatctgcatcaactctccccagcttgaaaaaattcgtcctcgaattttgcagtgatgaggggAAAACAACATATGAGTAGCAGCTTtaaccattcccaaacaaaactctggTGGGGCAGGAACATTAGGAATATAGTCTTCAAggtgtggagctttctcttcgaagaaccatggtggcataacaaactctatatgctctacctCTGAATCAGCACCAACTGTGAATGCCCTATCCATAGAATTGTCAGTGTTAGCAACATTCTcatctaatacttgagacacaagctccacctcttcaagaacagcatcttgaataTCATTGATCTCCTGTGGAAtattctcaaccacctcttcatcttctgctgtttcagctttgtctactttgacTTCTTCTACGTAGATCTCCTCAGTAGAATCTTCCACATGTTGACCTTTCATCTTTGAATCGTCAAGCACTATCTCTTCCTTATCATCACAACTCACTGTGAGCACATCAGCTTTATCTTCAACTGCCTTTGCCAATGAAAATTTGCTTTCTCTATACCTGTTTGCCTTATGATCTCTATACCcttctctgtcttctctgtaaTTCTTGTGATCTCTAGGTCCATCTCTGTGACCTCTGTATCCATATCTGGGATTCCCATCTCTGTCAGGGGTgactctctgttcttctaatCGTTGCAATCTATCCATGATGGCTTCAGCTGTAGCCCTCTGGGCTTCAGTTGCCGTCCTTTGTTCAGCAACAAGCTTCTGGAACATCTCGAGCATTGCAGCTATGGTGTCAGCcatgagctctgataccacttaatgtagctctagataggagaaggatcttactagaggccaagcaacaggatctaaaAGGGGGCTGCTagttcgaatgggcagaattaggaTTTTAGataaatttctagggtttagggtaggGTAATGAGAATATAGTTTATATGATAAAAGTAGGCAGGCTTTAGGGAATTTAATGAGCTAGGTTTGGTTAGATTTGAATAAGAacttaaatttcagaaaatttaggattagggtttcgggttttggattttagaatttaggttaaaattagggtttttaatgggagtttagggctagggttgggatcgagtttcccaaacaGGGAGGGGGatgttcgatccaaatatggtggGGTTCTGATGGTAGAATAGGTCTGAACAGGTTTTAGGctgttttaggtttaatggaggttaatggggaattagggtttagatggttGGATAGGGCTGAGATGAAtatcgagtggaggggatgaTGTAAAGGGGCTGTGACTGAATTATGAAtgagttttgatggttggttGAGGCTGTAATTGAACTAAGGTTTagggaattcaaataaaaataaaaggggggcTATAGGGTAGGCTGTAgaagattaggagaagaagggaattgcaaaaaattaaaatatttactGGATTGAgcaatggagaaggatagaaccaccttcaatggaga is drawn from Telopea speciosissima isolate NSW1024214 ecotype Mountain lineage chromosome 1, Tspe_v1, whole genome shotgun sequence and contains these coding sequences:
- the LOC122668787 gene encoding probable linoleate 9S-lipoxygenase 5 — translated: MGNNLQCGNGGKNKKKIKGSVVLMKKNVLDFNDLHSSVLDRVHEFLGKGVSLQLISAVHGDPDKEMRGKVGAPAFLEQWITKITPLTARVSTYKVTFHWDIETMGIPGAFIIKNMHHSEFYLKTVTLEDVPGKGRVHFVCNSWVYPTKRYKYDRVFFANQTFLPRDTPEPLCKYREDELVNLRGDGTEELKEWDRVYDYAFYNDLGDPDKGHKYARPILGGSTEYPYPRRGRTGRKPTKTDPNSETRIPLLLSLNIYIPRDERFGHLKLSDFLAYALKALVQFLLPELKAFCDSTPNEFDTFQDVLDLYEGGIQLPNGPTLDKVKDAIPLELLKELFRSDGERLLKFPTPQVIKEDKFAWRTDEEFAREMLAGVNPVCICRLEEFPPTSKLDPNVYGNQNSSITKDHIEEKLNGLTIDEAIKKNKLFILNHHDTLMPYLRRINTTSTKTYATRTLLFLKDDGTLKPLAIELSLPHPDGDQHGVISEVFTPAEQGVEASVWQLAKAYAAVNDSGVHQLISHWLHTHAVMEPFVIAINRQLSVLHPIHKLLQPHFRDTMNINALARQILINAGGVVEHTVFPAKFAMEMSAVVYKSWVLTEQALPADLMKRGMAVPDSNSPHGLRLLIKDYPYAVDGLEIWSAIEAWVHEYCSFYYPKDEMIRSDFELQSWWAELRDVGHGDKKDEPWWPKMQTVAELTQTCTIIIWIASALHAAVNFGQYPYAGYLPNRPTISRRFMPEPGSPEYAELEQNPDTVFLKTITSQLQTLLGISLIEILSRHSSDEVYLGQRDTPEWTSDAAPLQAFERFGKKLVQIENRIIEMNNDIKWSNRVGPVKMPYTLLYPDTSNYTSIGGLTGRGIPNSVSI